ACCGAACGGCGAGTACGAACGCCACCCCGACACCGAACCGTCGTCCGGCGAGACCGCGCCCACCAGGTCGGTGTGCTGGTTGGTCACCGCGATCCCGGCCGAATCACCGTTAGCGACCCCGAGCGCACCACCCTCCGGCGTATAGGAGTACCGGCTCTGCCCGTCCGAGGTCACCTTCAGCGAGTCGCCCGCGTAGGACAGCGAACGCGACCCGGCCGAGACCAGCCGGTTCAGCGCGTCGTAGCCGTAGGACTTGTCACCGTCGGCGGTCATCTCGCCGTAGGCGTTGAACCGCACGTCGGTGGTGGTCCCACCCGCGCTCCGGGCGGTCACGGTGCCGCGCGCCGAGTACTCGAACTCGGTGCCGCCCCGCGAGAGCAGCCGGTTGCGCTCGTCGAACGTGGCCGTCTCGCCGCCGGATCCGACGAGGTTGCCGGCCGCGTCCCAGGAGTACTCGGTGATCTGGTCACCGTTGTCCCAGGAGGTGAGCCTGCCCGCCTCGTCGTAGGTGTACTTCGAGCTCGTGGTGCCCGAGGCCGTCGAGTTCTTCTTGCTGATCAGCCGGTCGGCCACGTCGTAGTCGTAGGACAGCTCCGTGCTGACCGAGTCGTCGGCCCGGTGCACCGTGTCGGAGGAGAGCCTGCTGAGCTCGTCGTAGCCGTACTCGCGGTAGGTCCCCTGGTCGCCGTACTCCACGCGGGCACGCCGCCCGGCGTCGTCGTAGCCGTAGGAGGCGGTGATGCCGGTGAGCGGGTCCACCGCCGTGGCCAGCCGCCCGGCCGCGTCGTAGCCGAACGACGCCTCCCCGGCCGCCGTGGTGGTGGCGCTGATCCTGCCCTCGTCGTCGTAGGCGAAGGTGGAGTCACCGGAGGGCCCGGAGGCCGAGACCAGGTTGCCTCGGTCGTCGTATCCGAAGGTGTTGGTCCTGCCCGACACCGAGGCCGAGGTCATTCGCCCGGCCGCGTCGTAGCCAAAGCTCCGGTCCGGGGTGGCCCCCTCCGCGCCGGAGCCGCTCTCGCCGACGAGGTTGCCCAGCGCGTCGTAGGACTTGCTGACGGTCACCCCGCCCGGCTGGATCTCCCGCTTCACCCGTCCCAGCGCGTCGTAGGCGGTGGTGTAGGTGCGGTCGGCGGCGTCCGGGTGCCGCTCGGTGGCGGGCTCGATCGTGGACTCGGGCAGGTTCCACGAGTTGACGGTGTAGACGGTGGTGTTGCCGTTGCCGTCGGTCGCCCTGGTGACGTTGCCCGCCGCGTCGTAGCCGTAGCTGGTGGTGATCTCCTCGCCGTCGTCGACCGGGCGGGTGACCGAGCGCAGCCGGTTCAGCGGGTCGAACGAGCGGGTGGTGGTCACCCCGTGCGCGTCGGTGCTGCTGACCTGGTTGCCCGCCCGGTCGTAGCCGAAGCCGCGGCTGCGCACCTCCTCGCCGGAGGCGTCCAGGTCGGCCGTGCGCAGCAGCCTGCCCGCGAGGTCGTACTCGTAGGTGGTGGTCACCCCGGACGGTTCGGTGATCGAGACCGGCTTGCCCTGCGCGTTGTAGACCGACTCGGTGATGTTGCCCGCCGGGTCGGTCATGCTCACCGGGTTGCCCAGGTCGTCGTGCTCGTAGGTGGTGGTCAACCCGGTGGGGGTGGTGACCGAGGCCGGGTTGCCCAGCGCGTCGTAGGTGTAGCGGGTGGTCAGGTTCCTGGTCGGCTCCGGCACCCGCTCCACCACGGTGGAGGTGATCGTCCTGCCGAGCTCGTCGTAGGTGTAGTGCGTCTCGGCGCCGGTCACGTCGGTGGTCGAGAGCCGCTCGCCCAGCGGGTCGTAGGTGGCCCGCCACACGCCGCCGGACTGCTCGCCCTCGCGTGCCGGGTCGGTGCGCCGCACCAGGTTGCCCAGCTCGTCGTAGTCGAAGGTGGTGGTGTTGCCCAGCGCGTCGGTGCTCTCGACCACGCGCCCGGCTGCGTCGTAGCTCCTGGTGCTGGTGGCGGTGATCGGCTCACTCGCCCCCGGCGGGGTGTAGTCCGGCCTGGTGGTGCGCACCAGCCGCCCGGCCTTGTCGTAGGCGTTGGTGGTCACGTTGCCGTTCGGACCCCGCTGCGCCACCGCTTCGCCGAAGGTGTTGTAGCCGGTAGTGGTCACCGGGGAGACGGGCTCCGCCGGGTCGCCACCGGATTCGGCCCGCACCTCCGGTCGCGTCACGGTGACGCGCCTGCCGAGCGCGTCGTAGCCGTACTCGGTGGTGAACCCGGCCGCCTCGGCGCCCTGCGCGGTGCCCCTGGGGTCCACCGTGGACGTCACGAGCCCGCGCTGGTCGCGGTGGCTCTTCGAGACCAGGGTCTGCCCGCCGGTGTGCACGGTGTGCGAGAGGCGCCGCCCCATCGGGTCGTAGGTGCTCTCGGCGTGCCGGGTGATCTCACCCTCGGGGTTGCGGTCGATGACCTCCAGCGGGTTGCCGACCGCGTCGTAGCTGGTCTCGGTGGAGCGCAGCACCCGATCACCCTCGCGGTCGGTGCTGCGCACCGGGCGCCCGGCCGGGTCGTACTCGGTGCTGGTGCTGTACTGCCCGTCACCGCGGACCACCAGCGACTCGGAGCCGTCGCCCAGGTACTCGTAGCGCCGCAGCAGCAGGTCGCGTGTCTCGCCGCTCTCCGGGTCCTCGTAGTCCAGCAGCCGCTCGGCGGCCAGCTGCCCGTCGTCGTAGTAGGTGTAGCTGGTGGTGCGCCCCATCGCGTCGGTGACGCTGGCCAGCCGACCGGCCGGGTCGTAGGCGCGGGACTCCAGCACCACGTCGTGCGGTTCGGAACCGTCACCGCTGAACCCGGTCACCGTCATGGTCGCCAGCTGGTGCCGGGCGTCGGTGTAGGTGTAGGTGTACTCGGTTCCGGTGGGCGTCAGCCGACGCACCACCTCGCCGAACTCGTCGTACTCGGTGCGGGTGACCCCGCCCTCGGGACCGGTGACCTCCAGGCGACGGCCCCGGTTGTCGTAGGCGTAGGAGGTGGTGCGGGCCGGGTCGTTGCCCAGCGCGTCGTCCACGGTGGTCTCGGCGATGCTGCCGTCACCGTTGTAGGTGTTGCGCACCCGGCGCTGGTGACGCTCGCCCGTGACCGCGTTCTCGGTCTCGGGGCCGACCTTCTCGACCAGCCTGGACGCTCCGTCGTAGTCGAAGGTGGTGGTCAGCCCGTCCGGCTCGCTGTCGGAGAGCTGGGTCTCGGTGGTCTTGCGCCCCAGCTCGTCGTAGTCGTACTCGGTGACCAGCCCTGCCGGGTCGGTGACGCCGGCGAGGTCACCGGCGCTGGTGTAGGTGTAGCTGGTCTCGTTGCCCGCCGGGTCGGTCTCGGAGGCCAGCAGCCCCGGTGGCTGGGTCCCGCCGTCCGGGGCGGGTTCCTCGCCGGTGGTGTAGGTGTTGGTGGTGGTGCGCTGGGCACCGCCCGTCTTCCCCGGCTCCGAGGTGCTGGTGAGCTTGCCCGCGGCGTTGTAGGAGTAGGTGGTCAGGTAGGTGTCGTCCGACCCGGACTCCGAGCGGGCGTCCCGGAACTCGGTGACCTTGCCGTTGCGCGGGTCCAGCGGGTCGTCCGGGTTGTGGTAGTAGGAGCGGTAGCTGGTGTGGCACTTCTCGGTGCCGTCGGTGCGGCACGTGGTGCGGGACAGCTGGTTGCCGCGCTCGTCGTTGACGAGCTTGGTGGTGTCGCCGTTGGCGTCGGTGATCCGGTTGACGAACCCGCCGGTGTCGTAGCCGTACACCTTGGTGGCACCGTCCGAGTTGGTCACCGAGATGGTCCGGCCACCCGCGTTGGGGTCGTAGGTGTAGGTGCGGACCCCGCCGTCCGGGCCGGTGATGTCCACGGCCGTGGCGGCCTGCTTGGCCGAGTAGTGGTCGGCCACGCTGGCGCTGTCCAGCGGCCGGTGGTAGAAGCCCACCTCGCCGATGGAGCCCTCGAAGTGGTTCCACACCTGGTCCGGCAGCGCGGGCCAGTCGCGCGAGTCGACCTGTCCGATGCCGAGGAAGTCGTAGCGGTCCCGGTTGTCGAGCTCGCCCGACTGCGAGCCCACCACGTTGCCGTCCAGGTAGAGCCGCTGCGAGTCACCGGCGGCCGACAGGACCACGTGGTGCCACTCGCCGTCGTTGACGGTCGAGTCGGTGGTGATCCCCGAAACCTTGTCGTTCCAGAAGTGCCCGCGCAGCTTGCCGTCGGTGCCCACGTAGAGCACCGGCATCGCACCGCCCGCCGGTTCGGTGACGCTCGGCCCCTCGTTGCCGGTGGCGTAGAGCACCCCGCCCGCGGAGCTGGAGGTCTTGAACCACATCTCCACGGACAGCCGGCCGCGGCCGCGCGCCTGGCTGTTGGGCAGCCGCACGTACGAGCTCTGCCCGTCGAACCCGACGGCTCCCGCCCCGCGCATCGGCGGGGAAACGCCCTGGTCGACGCCGTGGTAGGTGGCGTCGGTCAACGCGTGCACCGACTCGGCGTGCGTGCTGCCCGCCGGGTCACCCAGCGTCCAGAGGGTGTGGACGTTCTCCTCGCGCACGGCGTCGCGGTACTCGGCGGCGCCGCCGCGCGCCGCGTAGTGCTCCTGGGCGTCGGAACCGGAGACCCCGTAGGGATACAGCGCGACCTGGCCGATCGCCCCCTCGAAGTAACCCCAGGTTCCCTCGGGTTTAGCGGGCCAGTTCAGGCCGTTGAGCAGGCCGGTGCCGACGTAGCCGTAAGGGTCGATGTTGCGCAGCTCGCCCTGCAGCGTCTCGACGGCGCTGCCGTCCAGGTACAGCGTCTGCCGCTCGGGCTTGCCGGACAGCATCACGTGGTGCCACTGGCCGTCGTTGACCTTGTTCGCCGAGACCGCGCCCTCGGTCTTGGTGTTCCAGAAGTGGCCGTGCAGCTTGCCGTCGGTGCCCACGTAGAGCACCGGCATGGCGCCGCCGGTGGGGTTCTCGTCGTCGGGACGGTTGTTGCCCGTGGAGAACAGCACACCGCCGTCGGTGCTGGAGGTCTTGAACCACAGTTCGACCGCCAACCGTTTTCTGCCGGTCAACGAGTCGTCCGGCAGCTGGACGTAGGAGCTCTGCCCGTCGAAGGAGCGTGCCCCGGTGTCCGGGATCGGCCCGGAGGTGCGCGAGACGGAGTGGTACTCGGCTCGCCGCAGCGCGGGATCGCCGCGCGCGGTGGTTCCCTCGTTCTCCCGAAGTCGCCAGTGGGCGTTCGGGCGCGATCCGGTCACCGCCTCGCCGTAGCGGAACCCGTCGCCCTCGGTGGCGGACTCGCCGACCTGCCAGGTACCGCCGTCCGAGTCGGTGTAGCTGGTCACCCTGGCGGTGGCCGGGTCGTAGGAGACCTCGGCCGCGTAGGCCCCACCGGCCCGCTTGATGGAGGTCAGCTGCTCGGTGGCGGTGCGGGCGGCGTAGTGCTCGGCGGCGACGGTCCGGCCGATCGGCTGGTGATACATCGCCACCTCGGCGATGTCGCCGTCGAAGTAGTCCCACTCGCCGTTGGGCGCGGCGGGCCAGTCCCTGGAGTTGAACCAGCCGGCACCGACGTGGTTGAAGGGGTCGATGTTGGCGAGCTCGCCGCTCTGGCTGCCCACGGTCCGCCCGTCGAGGAACATGGTCTGGGTGTCGCGGGCGCCGGAGAGCACCACGTGGTGCCACTCGCCGTCGTTGACGGCCGAGTCGGTGGTGATACCGGCCACCTTGTTGTTCCAGAAGTGCCCACGCAGCTTGCCGTCGGTGCCCACGTAGAGCACCGGCATGGCGGCCTCGTTCGGCGGGGCGTCGCCGGGGCGGTCGTAACCGGTGGAGAACAGCATCTCACCGTCGGAGCTGCTGGTCCTGAACCACATCTCCACGGCGAGGTACTGCGAGTTGCGCACCATGTCGTCGGGCAGCCGCACGTAGCTGGACGAGCCGTCGAAGCTCGCGGCGTTGGTGGCACCGCCCGCGATCGGGCTGGACTCGTCGTGGGTGAGGTTGTGGGAGACCGCTTCCTTGGACTCCCAGTAGCCGGGCACCTCGCTGGTCACGGCGGTACCGGACTGCTCGGACAGTCGCCAGTAGGCGTGCGGCTTGGCGTCCAGCGTGACCGACCGGTAGTGCGAGCTGTCGGTGTAGGTGTAGTTGTCACAGGCGCCGGTCGGGTCGCAGACCCTGGTGAGCCGATCACCGTCGTAGTGGTAGTACCAGGTCAGCCCGGGATCCGAGTCGGTGCTGACCTCGGTGACGTGACCTCCGGAGACGGTCAGGTTCAGCGATCGCCCCGAGGTGGCGTCGGTGACCGAGGCGAGCTCGCCCGAGTCGTCGTAGGCGAGGTGCTGCTCACGCCCCTGGGAGTCGACGATCTCGGTCAGCCGTCCGCCCTGGTCGAACTCGTAGCGCTGGCCGCCCTTGGTGCGCAGCGTCCAACCGTCCGACTCGGTGCGCACCAGGGTGGCGGTGCGCCCGGAGGGGGTGGCGTAGTCACCGTCCGGATTGAGCCCGTAGCGGGCCTGCTGACCGGTGGGGTAGGTGACCACGACGTTGCCGGAGCCGTCGTCGTCGGGTTCGACCCGCGTGTCCCACTTGGTCGACCAGCCGGAACCGAAGGCCAGGCCCTTCCTGGGATCGAGGCTGTTGTAGGAGCGCGCCACGGACAGCTCCGGACCCACCGCCGCGATCTCGGCGTCGGTCTCGACCTCGGCGAAGTTGCCCACACCGGGGTCGACGCGTCCGGCGACCTCGTCACCGGAGGAGAGGTGGCTGGTCACCGGCGGCTGCGGCACCTTGGTGGTCAGGTGGGAGCCCTGCGTCCAGGGGCTGGCGATCCTCATGTCGCCGATCTGGCCGTACCAGACGTAGCTCTCGCCCCAGGTGAACTCGCCTTCCGGCACCGACCAGACCGGGGAGTCCACCCAGCCGGAGTTGAAGCAGTCCTCGCCTGGCGCGGAGCACACCTTGAAGCGGTAGTTGATGCCCTCGCCCGGGTAGGAGTCCTGGTCGTGCCCGGTCAGCGCGAGCGTGGGGGTCAGCACCGAGGCGTTGTAGCCGCTGGGCGGCGACATGGACTCCACGGCGGGCGGCTGGTTGGGCACGGTGAACTTCACCGGCGCCGACATGGGCACGCCGTCCCGGGAGAACCGGGTGGTGCCGTAGTGGTCCATGTCCCAGCGCAGCGTGTAGTCGCCCGGCGGCAGCTTCTCCACGCGGGCTTCGAGCGTGACCGTCTGTCCGGGAGCGACGTCGTGCGGCATGTCCGTCCACGCCGTGGAGGTGCGGGGCAGCTCCTCGCCGTCGGCGTCCCAGAGGCGGTAGCCGAGCTTGTAGTCGTTGCCCGGGGTCCAGGTGTCGCGGCCCCGGTTGGTCACGGTGACGCTCATCCGGCCGTCGTCGCTGGTGGTCACCATCGAGCTCATGCCGTCGACCTGGTATTCGGCCCAGTACGGCGTGTAGGTGATCTCCAGGTAGGGCGGGTTGGCCGAGGCGGCGCTGGCGAATTTCTTCCAGCCCTTGGAGTCGGTCTCGGAGGCGCGCAGCGCCAGCCCGTGGTTGGGCTCGCCGTGGGTCCAGCCGTGCACCAGGTCGCGTCCGGCATCGCCCAGCGGGATGTCCACCCACTGCGAGCCGCAGCTGTCGTTGTAGCCGTGGGCGAAGCTCTCGCGGGCGATCTCGCCGCCGACGTTCGGGCCGGGGTAGCTCTTGCTGCCCTGCACCGACCAGGGCTGGGTGACCGGGTGCACCGTCACCGGCCTGGCCTCGCAGGAGTAGGACCAGGTCTCGAACATCCGGAGTCTGGCGCCGAGGACGTAGTTGCCCGCCAGCTCGGAGCTGACCGAGTCGAACTTCAGGAAGGCGGCCGCCTTGTTGGTGCCGCCGTTGTAGGTGCCCACGCTCATGTTGGGCTCGCCGGAGTAGTCGCTGGTGTAGGGCGACTGCACGTAGGTGGTGCCGTCGGTGTCCTTGCCGACCACGCTGGGATCGACCTTGACCGGAAAGACGCGCTCGGGGTCCGCCAGCCACTCCTCGTCCACCGAGACCCGCAGCACGGGCTGTTCGGCGTCGCCGACGATCTCGTACTTCACGCCGTCGGAGCGCACGCCCTCGCCGGAGCGGGGGTGCACGTTGGAGTCCATCATGTACCCCGGCGGGATGACGTGGCGGACCTCGCCCTCGGCGTCCTTGAGCAGTACCGAGCCCTCGTGCAGTTCGGGGGTGAGCTCGCCGACGTGCATCGGGAAGTCCCACACGGTCGGCGCGTCGGCCGACTTCAGCAGGATGGTCTCCTTGACGCCCACCGAGGTGGCCCGCAGGTTCAGGTCGGCCCGCGGCCGGATCCCCGGGTAGGTGACCGAGCTGCCGGAGACCTCGGCGGCGACGTCGGCGGCCTCGGCCACCCGAAAGCCCAGGCTCTCGCCGTCGTCGAGCCCGACCGAGGCGATCTCGGCGGCACCGGCGGAGTCCGCGAAGTTCTTGGTCTGCGAGTCGGCCGATGTCTTCCAGACGTCGCCGTCCCGCTCCAGGGTCAGGTCGACCGGCTGGAAGCTGCCGTCGGCGCTCTTGGAGAACTTCTGGCTCTGGTAGACGCGCAGCGTCCTGGTGCCGTCGGCGTTGGCGAAGGTCTGGCTCTTGCTGGAGCGCTCACTCCTGAGTTCACGGCTGGTGTTCGGGTCGAACCCCTGAGTGGAGGCTTGCGGTTCGGAGCCGATGCTGACCGTCGTCCTGTCCGGCAGCTGCTGCGGCAGTTCCGGGGCGGGCGGACGCTCGTCCGGGGGAAGCCCGTCCGCGGGCGGCGCGTCGTGCGGCTGCCCGCCACCGCCCTCGGCCGAGGTGTCCTCGGTGGACGCCTCGTGGGAGCGCCCGGCGGCGCTGCCCTGCTCCTGCTCCGGGATCTCGCCCTGCACCGCTGCCTCGGCCTGCCACTGCGGGGCGTTGAGCAGGCCCACGACCACTGCCATCGCGAGCAGCAACGATCCGAGCCTGGCGGGACGCGGCGTGTTGCCACGGTGCGCGTCGTAGCTCATCAGAAGTTCCTCACCAGCCGTGAGCCGTGAACCGCCCCACCCCGACGGTGGTGGGACGAGCCCGACCCGACGGGAACCGAACCAGGACGACGGCGCGCCACCGCGAGGCGAAGTGACGACCCCGTCCCCTTCCGGTCCCGAACTGCACTTACCGGCGTCACGCGGCGGAGCCGACGAATCGGCCCAGCCGTCGAAACGCCCGGCGGAACTTATCCGCGCCCCCAGGAACGAACGAAAGGAACGAGATCTTTTCGTGATCTTTTCGTTTCAATCAACGGATTTCGGCGGTGTCGATTTTCACAATTTTCGGCATGGACAAAAAACCGGTTGACAATTACCGCGCGCACGCGACGCCGAACAATACTCTCGGTGAGAGAACTCCTCACCCCGAGGACGTGGTTCTCGCACGTTCGGTTGCGTCACGGAGCGTGCGAAGAAGAATCCACCCGGAAACGAATCACCGGCGGACGCGGCGGGCACGAGCCGCGCGGCGAGACGCCGGGAACCGACCGACGGCTCCGGCGAAAGCGCGGGATCAGCCGGACAGCTCGGCCACACCAGCGGCCGCGGCGGCAGGGCACGGCTCCGCCCCCGACGGGCAACCCGTCACGAACGGCTCGGGGAGTCCCGGGGCCGTGCCGAGCAGCCACGCCAGCACGGTCTCGGCACGCGCGGCGCCGCGACCGTCACCGAACGGATTGCCCCCGGCCAGCATCGACTCCCGCGCGCCGGGATCGGTGAGCAGCCACGAGGCGTGGTGCACGATCCGACCCCGCTCGGAACCCACCAGCAGGGCGCAGCCCGCGTCGACGGCCTCGGTGCGCTCGGTCACGTCGCGCAGCACCAGCACGGGCACCCCGAAGGCGGGCGCCTCCTCCTGGATCCCGCCCGAGTCCGACAGCACCAGCGTGCTGGCGGCCAGCACGTGGGCGAGCTCGCCGTAGGGCAGCGGATCGGTCACCAGCACGTTCGGGTCGGCCGCGAACACGCTCCTGGCCAGTCCACCGAGCTCGGGATTCGGGTGGGCTGGCAGCACCACCCGGATGTCCGGGTGGATTCGGGTGAGCTCCCGGACCGCTTCGAGAACGCGCCGCACCGGCTCACCCCAGGACTCCCTGCGGTGGACGGTGACGAGCACCAGGCGTCGCTCACCCGTCGCGGCCCGCTGGACCACCCCGGCCAGTTCCGGATTCTCGAACACCGGTTCGCGGCGGGCCACGGATTCGACGGCGTCGACCACGGTGTTACCCGTGACGAGAATTCTGTCGTCGGCTATCCCGCATTCCCGCAGATTCCGGGCGGCGTTCTCGGTGGGCGCAAGGTGGAAACCGCTGGCCTGAGTGACCATTCTGCGGTTGAGTTCCTCGGGAAACGGCGCGTCCAGGTCGAACGAACGCAGTCCGGCCTCCAGGTGCACCACCGGAACACGTCGCCAGAACGCGGTGAGCGCACCCGCCAACGTCGTGGTGGTGTCGCCCTGCACCAGCACGGCCTCCGGCGGGCGGCGTTCGGCCAGCTCGTCCAGGCCCTTGACCAGCTCCGCCAGCAGTTCGGGCTGGGAACCGGTGCCGCGCCGCACCGCCAAGTCCACATCGGGCTCCAGCTCGAAGGCGCGCAGCGCCTGCGAAACCATTCCCGCGTGCTGCCCCGAGGCGACCAGCACCGGACGTGTGCGGGCGTTCTCGCGGCACGCGCGGGCCACCGGCGCGAGCTTGACCGCCTCGGGGCGGGTTCCCGCGACGAGCCACACTTCTCGCTGCCCGGCGGCCACGGAACTGTTAATCTCTTCGCCGTACATATTCCGCGACCTCCGACACGCCGAGAACGAACGACACTAAGCGACTCGCAGGGATCTATACCGAAAAAAGCGCGGCCTCGCATGAGCTTCCGCACTCGTGTCCGAAAACTGAAAGATCTTGTTCGAACGGAGTGGACATGTATACTTTTCGATTCGGTGGTGCCGCCGCTTCGGGCATGGGAATCGCTGGCGCCAGCGGCAACTTCGGTGTTCTCTACGGAGTTCTGTCGATCCTGTCGCTGCTGATGCTGCTACTGGCCGTGCGGTCCGTGCGACTGCACCGGCGGCAGGACGCCGCGCTCCGAACCGGACACGAGAAATGATCGGATGGTTCCCGGTAGTACTGATGATCGTACTGCTCGTCTGGTGGCCCACGCTGAACCTGGTACTCGCGGCGTTCTCGTGGCGAGTTCCGGTGCCCACCGCGAAAAAGGCGAGTACCGACTGGTTCACGTTCTTCATCGTGATCCCGGCGTTGAACGAGGAACGCGTCATCGAAAGCACCGTCAGGCACGCACTGGCCCTGGGGACGCCCGAAACGCCGGTGCGGGTGCTGGTGATCGACGACGACTCCGACGACGGAACCCGCGCGATCCTGGAGGGCATCTCCGACCCCAGACTGCACGTGATCCACCGCGAACCGCCCCGGGCACGCATCGGAAAGGGGGATTCGCTCAACCAGGCGTGCCAGTACATCCTGAACCATGCGGAGTTGGACCCCGCACGAACCGTGGTCGGCGTGATCGACGGTGACGGCCGGGGCAGCCCCAACATGCTCACCGAGGTCGCGAACATGCTGCGCGACGAGACGATCGGTGCGGTGCAGTGCGGGATACGCATCCAGAACCGCGAGGGCGTGCTGACGCTGCTGCAGGACCTGGAGTTCGGCGCGATGATGGACTCCGTGCAGCTGCTGCGGGATCTGCTCGGCAGCGTGGGACTGGGCGGCAACGGCCAGTTCATCCGGCTGTCCGTGCTCGCCTCGTACTCCTGGTCCGACAGCCTGGTGGAGGACTACGAATTCGCGCTGCGGTTGCACTTGGACGGTGTGCGCGTCAGGTACACCAACAGTGCGCGCGTCGGCCAGCAGGGACTGCCGGACGTACCGAGGCTGTTGCGGCAACGCGCCCGCTGGGCACAGGGCAACCTGCAGTGCGCGCACCACGTTCCGAGCCTGGTGAGATCGCGTGCGGTGAGTAACCTGGCACTGCTGGATTTCCTGCTGGCGTTGATCATGCCCTGGGCGACGGTGCCCATGTCGGTGGTCTTCAGTGGTCTGGTCGCGCTCGGCGTGGTCACCACCACCGCGGCAACCACCGGAAACGTGCTCACGGCTGCCCCCACCATAGCGCTGACCTCCGCCACCTGGCTGCTGCTGCTGTTCCTGCCCGGTCTGGTGTGGGGGCTGGTGCACCGGCTGCGGCTGGGTGACGAGCCGCTGCGTCGATGCCTGCTGGCCGGGCTTTGCTATCCCGGTTTTCTGCTGTGCGGGGTGTTCGCCACATGGCGCGCGATGTTTCGCAGGCTGACCCGACGGAACTCCTGGGCCAAGACAGACCGGGTGCCGGAGCAACCCCTCGTGGCGGAGTGAGGTTCTCCGGGGGGGTGAACGGGAGTTTCCAGGCCGTTCGTGACGGCCCGTGGGATCTCCCGCCGCACCGCCCCGAAGCCGAGTGCCGTGCCCCACCCCGGACGATGGAAGCATGACCGACAGCGCGCACGAGGGCGGGAACTTCCGCCGGTTGGCTCCGGGCAGGCGCACCGTGGTCCGGATCGCCTCGCTCGACTCACCGACTCCCCGGAAGCTGTTCGAGACGGACGAGATGCTGCTGGAAGCGCCCAACTGGACGCGGGACGGCAGCGCACTGCTGCTCAACGGCTCCGGGGCGCTGTGGCGGCTCGACGTCGAGCGCCCCGACGGCGTCGAGCGGGTGCCGCTGCCGGGAGTGCCGGACATCAACAACGACCACGTGCTCTCCCCCGAGGGGGAGATCGTCTACGTCACAGCCAAGGACGGGCACATCTACGCCGCCCCGGTAACGGGAGGAACGGGCACGCGCCTGACCGAGGAGGACGGTTGGCGGCACTACCTGCACGGAGTCAGCCCGGACGGCGAAACGCTGGTCTGCGTGCTGCTGCCGAGCAGCGGGGACGGCGAGGCGGGCGAACTGGCGGTGCTGCCCGCGGCGGGCGGTCCGGTGCGCCGGTTCGAGACCGGACCGGGCCACCTCGACGGACCGGAGTACACGCCGGACGGGAAGTGGATCGTGTTCAACGACGACTCCTTCGGCGACGAGACCGGGCACGCGCAGCTGGCCCGCGTCCCGGCCGAGGGCGGCACACCGCGACAGCTGGTGAGCTCGACCACCGTGGACTGGTTCCCGCACGTCTCCCCCGACGGCAGGCACGCGAACTACCTGTCCTACCCGGCCGGTACTCGCGGCCACCCGCCCGACACCGAGGTCGCGATCCACGTGGTCGCCACCGGGGACTGGCGGACCCCGATCCGGACCTTCCCGCTGTTCGGCGGGCAGGGCACCAGCAACGTCGGCAACTGGGCCCCGGACAGCACCCGGTTCGCCTTCGTGTCGTACTGAGTTCGTCGGCCCGGTTCCCGTGACAGCTCGCTCGGCGGAACCTTCGGCACGGCTCTCGCCGCTGGTAGACCCGAGAGCGGGTAGCGCCCCCACCTGCCCGACAAGTTCGCGAGAGATCGGCGCCGTCGCCGCACT
The nucleotide sequence above comes from Actinopolyspora erythraea. Encoded proteins:
- the wecB gene encoding non-hydrolyzing UDP-N-acetylglucosamine 2-epimerase, whose protein sequence is MYGEEINSSVAAGQREVWLVAGTRPEAVKLAPVARACRENARTRPVLVASGQHAGMVSQALRAFELEPDVDLAVRRGTGSQPELLAELVKGLDELAERRPPEAVLVQGDTTTTLAGALTAFWRRVPVVHLEAGLRSFDLDAPFPEELNRRMVTQASGFHLAPTENAARNLRECGIADDRILVTGNTVVDAVESVARREPVFENPELAGVVQRAATGERRLVLVTVHRRESWGEPVRRVLEAVRELTRIHPDIRVVLPAHPNPELGGLARSVFAADPNVLVTDPLPYGELAHVLAASTLVLSDSGGIQEEAPAFGVPVLVLRDVTERTEAVDAGCALLVGSERGRIVHHASWLLTDPGARESMLAGGNPFGDGRGAARAETVLAWLLGTAPGLPEPFVTGCPSGAEPCPAAAAAGVAELSG
- a CDS encoding TolB family protein is translated as MTDSAHEGGNFRRLAPGRRTVVRIASLDSPTPRKLFETDEMLLEAPNWTRDGSALLLNGSGALWRLDVERPDGVERVPLPGVPDINNDHVLSPEGEIVYVTAKDGHIYAAPVTGGTGTRLTEEDGWRHYLHGVSPDGETLVCVLLPSSGDGEAGELAVLPAAGGPVRRFETGPGHLDGPEYTPDGKWIVFNDDSFGDETGHAQLARVPAEGGTPRQLVSSTTVDWFPHVSPDGRHANYLSYPAGTRGHPPDTEVAIHVVATGDWRTPIRTFPLFGGQGTSNVGNWAPDSTRFAFVSY
- a CDS encoding glycosyltransferase family 2 protein — protein: MIVLLVWWPTLNLVLAAFSWRVPVPTAKKASTDWFTFFIVIPALNEERVIESTVRHALALGTPETPVRVLVIDDDSDDGTRAILEGISDPRLHVIHREPPRARIGKGDSLNQACQYILNHAELDPARTVVGVIDGDGRGSPNMLTEVANMLRDETIGAVQCGIRIQNREGVLTLLQDLEFGAMMDSVQLLRDLLGSVGLGGNGQFIRLSVLASYSWSDSLVEDYEFALRLHLDGVRVRYTNSARVGQQGLPDVPRLLRQRARWAQGNLQCAHHVPSLVRSRAVSNLALLDFLLALIMPWATVPMSVVFSGLVALGVVTTTAATTGNVLTAAPTIALTSATWLLLLFLPGLVWGLVHRLRLGDEPLRRCLLAGLCYPGFLLCGVFATWRAMFRRLTRRNSWAKTDRVPEQPLVAE